The bacterium nucleotide sequence ATGAGCGCTGCTTTCTGAGATGGTCCGAAGACTGCAAGGCCTCTTTTCGCGAAGTAGTCAGCTATACCCATGGCAAGCGGATTTTCAGGACCTACTATGGTCAAGTCTATGGAGTTACGCTCGGCAAAACTTGCCAGTCCTCTTATGTCGTCTGCCTTTATGTCGACTATGGTTGCTATCTTGGCTATCCCTGCGTTTCCGGGAGCAACATAGAGTTTGTCAATATAAGGGCTTTGGGAAATTTTCCATGCAAGAGCGTGCTCTCGTCCACCACCACCTACTATCAAAGCGTTCATATCGTCCCCCTTTAGTGCTTTTTAGCCTAATCTAAACGCGAATAACGCTTATTTGCAACATGTTTTTCTTTTAAATTGGGGATGTTTGTTGCCCTGAATTGGGCGGGTTTATCTTATCATCACAACTTTAATTTTTCTTTTCAATTCTTCAGAGCCATCGCCAAATGCTTTTATGTAGAGCATATACACTCCGCTTTTTAACCGCCTGCCATACGAATTCGTCCCGTCCCACACTATGGAGCCCTCATCCGTTTCGAGGCTTCTTACGAACTCGCCATCGGCAGAAAATACTTTGACTTCAGCGTGCTTTCTGGTGCCAGACGGTCCCCATGACCAGATTATTTTAAGCGTATCGCGGAATGGATTAGGATAGCAGATGACGAAATCAGACTCGGCGAAAGGCATTAGCTTGACGGCAATCCTGTGAATTCTCCCCCTTCTGTGGTTTATCGTTATGGTTTTGGAAAGGAAGCCGTCACAGGATGCTTTTATACTGTAGGTGCCTTCCTCGCTTATGTATTTTGTCGCTCTTCCACGCCCATCAGTAAAAAGTGTGTCATCATTTACTGTCACCACGGCGTTTGTTAATGGTTGCCCGGAGATTGAGTCAGCGACCAGTATGTATATAGCATCGAGTATTCCTGCGGCTACCGGAGCTTTGGGGACACCCCAACCGTAATCGTTGTTGGGTGAATCCGCCATATCTGCTGTTGACTTCATGAGTTCTATTAACTCCCACCCGTGGGTAGTAAAACCTTTGTCCCGCAACGCCTGAAGCACCAATGCAGCGGTGGCAGCTACTATGGGGCACGAAAAGCTCGTTCCATTGTTGAAAACGACACTGTTTGAAAATGGGTCCCAGACCACAGCGTTGACTCCTAAGGCTGAAAGGTCAGGTTTTATGCGCCCATCAGCGGTTGGACCAGGTGAGGAGAAAGCAGCTATTTGATAAAAACCATTTACCGCTCCTACGGCGCAAACAGAATCGCCGTCGGCAGGTGTTACAATGTGCCCCCACGAGAAGTCCATTCGTTGATTCCCCGCCGAGTTGAATACCGCAATGCCCTTTTTTGCAGCAAGGTCTGCAGCGATAGTTGTTACTGCTGTGTTTCCGTCGAGGTCTGAGAAACTGTAGCCCCATCCGTCCGTGGTGAAGTATGTATATCCGAGGGAGCTGGTTACTATGTCAACACCTATTGAATCGAGCCACTCTATCCCTGCAACCCAGTTGTCCTCCTCTATTCTCCGCTCGTAATCCACTACTCCACCCGGCTCAATAACTGAGTCCACTATTTCGGTTTTTGCCAGCGCTATGCTTGCCTCGGGAGCTATGCCCATGATTTGGTCAGGGATATTTGCAGCGATACACGATAGCGTCATAGTGCCGTGCACGAAGCCCATAGGGTCCCAATCTCCGTTGATGGAGTCGTAACCAACACTTGTGTCGTGATGGACAAAATCATATTTTGCGACAAGCCGACCAGATGCGACAAGAGAGTCGAAGGGGGGCACATCTATTTTGTAGCCGGAGTCGAGCATTCCAATAAGGACACCTCTGCCTCTATATCCACGCTGATGCATTATGTCTGCACCCACCATCATCGCCTGCAACATCGATTGTCCCCAGTATCGTATGCGCGATACTCTTTCCATTGTTTTAATTGGCGTGATTTTCTGCCGAAATCTGGCGACAGGCTGAGTCTTTCTAACGAATGAAAGCGATGAAAGTGAAATGCTTTGTCGCTGTGGCGGGATTACTGATACTGCGTTAAGCCATCGTGAGACATTCACAATGTTGTAGCCGAGCCGCCTAATTGAGTCGATATAAGCTTTGCACACGGGAACATCGTGCTCATCGAATGGAATGTTAAGCTTTTCGCGTCTTCTTATAGCTCTTTCGGAAAGGGTCATTCTTGCTATGCTGTCCACCAAAGATTGGTCATGCGGAAGGCATTTGTCAGTAAAGAAAATCCAGATTTTGTTTTGGGCAAAAATGGCAGTCAGGATAAAGAATGTTAATATTAGTGACTTTCTCATATTTTGCCGTCCATTTGCGTTTCAAATAAATTAACCTCTTAATTTAGGATTTTAATTTTTTATCGCAAGTGCATTTGCTATGAAAGCGTTATCGAATGATAAAAGATTGACAGGATTTACAATTATGCTTATTTTTGTCTATGGTTTTATTTGAGCAACAGTATTTTGTTTAAGGAGGTTGAGAATTGGAGGAACTGGCTGTCAAAGAGGCTTTATTATATACTTTTGTTAGCAGAAGATGGGCGGCAAAGATGTTAACGATTCTGCTTCTTTTGTTTGTGCCGATATTGGGTTGGTTTGTCGTTTATGGATATTTTGCAAAAATTTTGAAAAGCTGGTCAGAAAAGAAGTATGAACTTCCACCATTTTCGGGATTTTTCGGCATGTTTACTCTTGGATTTTATCTATTTGTGATTGCTGCTATAATAGGTATAATCGGCTTTATTTTAAAAAGTATACCTTTTTTTGGTTATATTCTTGCTTTTGCGTGGGGTATATTGAGCTTTTTCTTTACGCCGTATATGGTTTCCTGCGTAGCGACTACAGGGACATTGTCAAAGGAGACCTTCAATACACGGAAAATAATCAATTTCGTTGGTGACAATATATTGAAACTTTTATTTCTGCTGGTATTAATGGTCGTTTGCTGGGTAATATTGGCGCTTATAGTAGCACCATTTTTCATAGGTTTTGGTTTATGGCTTGCCAATGATTCTTTTGTGGCGGGTAAATATGTTATTCTCGTATTAGGAATATTGATTGCATTACTTGGTGCTATATATATAGCATTTGTTAAATTCGCTTTAATTGGGAACATATATTCTCAGTGGAAGGAAAAACAATGAAGTTCAACTTGTTAGCTACAGCGTTTAGGAGGAAAAATGAGGTTGGTATTAACAATTTTGGGGATAGTTATATTGTTCGTTGTAATAATAGTTTTGATTGTTGCGGCATTATATAACAAACTCGTCAAACTGCGTAACATGTCCGATCAATCTTGGAGCGACATAGAGGTTCAGCTTCAAAGGAGATACGACCTTATTCCTAACCTTGTTGAGACTGTTAAGGGATATGCTGCACATGAGCGAGAAGCTCTTGAGAATGTTACAAAAGCGCGCCAACAAGCTATCGAGATTAAAGGCGATGTGCGAAAAAAGGCTGAGGTAGAAAACTATCTTACGCAGGCTCTAAGGCAACTTTTCGCTGTTGCGGAGGCTTATCCCGATTTAAAGGCGAACCAGAATTTCCTTGAATTGCAAAATCAACTTTCGCAAATCGAGGAACAAATTCAGCTTGCGAGAAGATATTACAATGCAGTGGTCCGGGATTTTAACAATGCAGTTCAAATGTTCCCATCAAACATTGTTGCATCAATATTTGGATTCAAAACGCGCGATTACTTTGAGCTTGAGGAACCTGAGGCAAGACGAGCGCCTGAAGTGAAATTCTGATTTTTAGCTTCAAGCACCGTTAAAACGATGTCAATTCTTGATAAATATATAGCAGAAAAATTCATTAAATATTTTATTATTAGCGTTGCGGCTTTTGTGTTGATCTTTTTGATAGTCGATATAGTCGAAAACATAGATAAATATATTGACAAGCATGCAAAAGTTGGTGATGTGGCACTATATTACATATATTATATACCTTATATAGTTGTTCTTGTTTTCCCTATTGCTGCACTGTTAGCGTCGACTTTCCTTGGAACGAGGCTATCAAAAAACCTTGAAATAGTGGCGTTCAAATCGCTTGGAATACCTACGATACGGGTTGCGAGAGCTATTTTTGTTTTGGGTATCGTAATTAGCGCGATTGCTTTTCTTGCCGCAGAATTCGTTATACCTTCGACAAACCGGCTTAAAGCAGAGTTGGCGGATAAAAGATTATATAAGAAATTTCCTCGAAGATTGGTATTTAATAATTTATTTTATGTAGGCAATGATGGTTCTATATATTATTTTAGGAGCTTTGACAGCTATCGAGGTGTAGGTGTAGATGTGACGATAATAAAATTTGCTGGTGGCAAAATTTCAGAACGATATGATATAAAACGCTTAAGCTGGGTTGGCGGAAGCTGGCTTGTTAACAGAGGTATATTAAGAAAATTTACGAAATTCGGCGAGGAGTTAAAAGAGCTGAAAAATTATTATATGTATATACCTGAGCGACCCGAGGATTTCGCGAGAAAAATACCAAAACCTGAGGAGCTAAGCATCACAAAATTGTGGAAACTTGTGAATAAACTTTCAAAAACTGGCATTCAGCCAAAGCGCGAGGCAACAGACCTTTGGATGAAAATAGCCTATCCGCTTGTTAATTTTATCGTTTTACTGTGGGGTTTTCCTCTTTCCGCGCGACTTAGAAAGGCAAACTATTTTCTTGGATTTGGGCAAAGTTTTTTCATAGCTTTTATATATCTTGCTGCTATACGCGCAGGACAGGCGCTTGGATATAACGGTGACCTTCCACCTTATATAGCTGCTTTCATTGGCGACGCTATATTCGGAGCAATAGGAGCAGTAATCGTATATATGAATAGAGATTGAAAACTATGCCGCGCTTAAATAGAAAAATCCTTATTGAATCAGAAATTTCTATACTCCCAAAACGGCAAAAGAAGTGGACGATACGAGCTGCAGCTGTATTCCCGGGAACATATAAAGCTGGCATGTCAAATCTCGGGTTTTTAACACTTTTTGAGAAGATGCATGATTTCCACCAATTTTTCCCTCAACGCTTTTTTAGCGACTTTGGTCCTTATTCGCTCGAGGAAAACGAGCCGTTAAGTTCATTTTCATTAATAGCTGCATCTATTTCATATGAGCTTGACTATATTAAATTTATAAAAATGCTTCGCGAAGGTGGTATAAAAATATCAAACGAGGAGCGTGAGGATGGAAGATTGCTGATAATAGGCGGTGCTGCTGTGACAATTAATCCATATCCGATGTTATATATAGCTGATGCGATATTTATTGGCGAAGGCATCGAATATATAGAAAAAATTCTTACCGTAATCGCCGAAAATCCACCCGGTATAACGCCCAAAATAGAGATTTTAAAGAATTTATCGAATGTTCCCGGAGTGTGGGTTCCTCTATTATCAGACTCGCCGCCAAGGAGAGCGATATCAAAAGCGTGGATTCCACCATCTTCGAAAGTTATATCGAGTTTTTCATCTTTCCCCAATATGGTTCTTGTCCAAATACAGCGTGGATGTCCTTATGGCTGTCCGTTTTGCGCAACTCCTTATAATTTCAATCCATTCCTCAATTATGATATAGATTCTATATTAGACCAGCTAATGATGTGGGGAGAAATGCCCAAAAGAGTTGGATTAGTCGGTTCTGCAATATCGGACCATCCCCAAATAGCTGATATATTTGACAAATTATCGAATTCTGAAGTTTATACATCATCACTGAGAGCAGACAAACTTTCCCCGGAGTTGCTTGAAAAAATTCGTGCTTCAAAGCAAAAAACGCTCACTTTTGCCCCGGAAACTGGCTCGGAAAGGCTTAAAAAAATAATAAAAAAGTTTATATATCCAGAGAACATAGTAGAAGTTGCTGAAAAGACAGCTGCCAAAGAAATCAAATTGTATTATATAATTGGCATGCCCGATGAAAAAATCAATGATGTTAAGGACACTATAAGAGAAATAAAAATTATATCGAAGGCTCTCCGCAAAAAAAGAGTAAAAGTTTCGATAAATCCATTTGTCCCGAAGCGCGGAACACCGTGGGAAAGTTTTCCGATGGAAACCCACGAATCTCTAATGGAAAAGTTCAAAATCATAAGCGATAATTTGAAGAATGTTGATAATTTGAAGCTTGATATAAATTACAATCGCAGGCTCAGGGTGCAGTGGTTGCTTTCATGCGGTGGACAGGAGATAAGCAGAATTCTTATTGAGAGCCGCACAATTTCAGAGCTGGCGGCGAAAGCAAGAAAGCTTGGTTGGGATGTATAATCTTGAATCGATAGCATTAGTCTATTTTATATTGCGAACCGTGATTCCATAACAATCTTTATTATTGATGACGCTGGTGAGATACATAGGCATTGAGGGACTCGAGAAAAGCCCTGCGTGGGAGGCTGCCCAGATTATAAAAAATGGCGGAGTGATCATATATCCGACCGAAACACTTTACGGGATCGGAGCGGACGCTACAAACGAGAAGGCAGCGAAAAAAGTACTCGAAATAAAAGGTAAGCTCCCCGGAGGCGGATTGATCGTTCTTTTATCTCGGGAAATGCTTGATGAATACATAATTGATTGGCAGAAATTCTCAATTCTTATGGATTATTTTTCCCCCGGACCCTTAACTTATATAGCCAATCCCGTTGAGGGCAAATTCGCAAGCTCTGTGCTTAAAAATGGAACTGTCGCGTTCAGAATCAGCTCTTGTTGGTTTGCCGAGCTTGTGGTTAACCTTTCTGGTGTGCCTTTAATATCGACCAGTGCTAACATTTCTGACCAGCCGCCATTAAAAAAGCCAGATGAAATAATCGAAACATTTAACGGAGTGGTGGATGGGATATTCGTGTTCCCAGGTAAAATCCTCGATAGCCTGCCTTCAACAATAGTGGATG carries:
- a CDS encoding S8 family serine peptidase; translated protein: MRKSLILTFFILTAIFAQNKIWIFFTDKCLPHDQSLVDSIARMTLSERAIRRREKLNIPFDEHDVPVCKAYIDSIRRLGYNIVNVSRWLNAVSVIPPQRQSISLSSLSFVRKTQPVARFRQKITPIKTMERVSRIRYWGQSMLQAMMVGADIMHQRGYRGRGVLIGMLDSGYKIDVPPFDSLVASGRLVAKYDFVHHDTSVGYDSINGDWDPMGFVHGTMTLSCIAANIPDQIMGIAPEASIALAKTEIVDSVIEPGGVVDYERRIEEDNWVAGIEWLDSIGVDIVTSSLGYTYFTTDGWGYSFSDLDGNTAVTTIAADLAAKKGIAVFNSAGNQRMDFSWGHIVTPADGDSVCAVGAVNGFYQIAAFSSPGPTADGRIKPDLSALGVNAVVWDPFSNSVVFNNGTSFSCPIVAATAALVLQALRDKGFTTHGWELIELMKSTADMADSPNNDYGWGVPKAPVAAGILDAIYILVADSISGQPLTNAVVTVNDDTLFTDGRGRATKYISEEGTYSIKASCDGFLSKTITINHRRGRIHRIAVKLMPFAESDFVICYPNPFRDTLKIIWSWGPSGTRKHAEVKVFSADGEFVRSLETDEGSIVWDGTNSYGRRLKSGVYMLYIKAFGDGSEELKRKIKVVMIR
- a CDS encoding DUF4013 domain-containing protein produces the protein MEELAVKEALLYTFVSRRWAAKMLTILLLLFVPILGWFVVYGYFAKILKSWSEKKYELPPFSGFFGMFTLGFYLFVIAAIIGIIGFILKSIPFFGYILAFAWGILSFFFTPYMVSCVATTGTLSKETFNTRKIINFVGDNILKLLFLLVLMVVCWVILALIVAPFFIGFGLWLANDSFVAGKYVILVLGILIALLGAIYIAFVKFALIGNIYSQWKEKQ
- a CDS encoding LemA family protein, producing the protein MRLVLTILGIVILFVVIIVLIVAALYNKLVKLRNMSDQSWSDIEVQLQRRYDLIPNLVETVKGYAAHEREALENVTKARQQAIEIKGDVRKKAEVENYLTQALRQLFAVAEAYPDLKANQNFLELQNQLSQIEEQIQLARRYYNAVVRDFNNAVQMFPSNIVASIFGFKTRDYFELEEPEARRAPEVKF
- a CDS encoding LptF/LptG family permease; its protein translation is MSILDKYIAEKFIKYFIISVAAFVLIFLIVDIVENIDKYIDKHAKVGDVALYYIYYIPYIVVLVFPIAALLASTFLGTRLSKNLEIVAFKSLGIPTIRVARAIFVLGIVISAIAFLAAEFVIPSTNRLKAELADKRLYKKFPRRLVFNNLFYVGNDGSIYYFRSFDSYRGVGVDVTIIKFAGGKISERYDIKRLSWVGGSWLVNRGILRKFTKFGEELKELKNYYMYIPERPEDFARKIPKPEELSITKLWKLVNKLSKTGIQPKREATDLWMKIAYPLVNFIVLLWGFPLSARLRKANYFLGFGQSFFIAFIYLAAIRAGQALGYNGDLPPYIAAFIGDAIFGAIGAVIVYMNRD
- a CDS encoding radical SAM protein; its protein translation is MPRLNRKILIESEISILPKRQKKWTIRAAAVFPGTYKAGMSNLGFLTLFEKMHDFHQFFPQRFFSDFGPYSLEENEPLSSFSLIAASISYELDYIKFIKMLREGGIKISNEEREDGRLLIIGGAAVTINPYPMLYIADAIFIGEGIEYIEKILTVIAENPPGITPKIEILKNLSNVPGVWVPLLSDSPPRRAISKAWIPPSSKVISSFSSFPNMVLVQIQRGCPYGCPFCATPYNFNPFLNYDIDSILDQLMMWGEMPKRVGLVGSAISDHPQIADIFDKLSNSEVYTSSLRADKLSPELLEKIRASKQKTLTFAPETGSERLKKIIKKFIYPENIVEVAEKTAAKEIKLYYIIGMPDEKINDVKDTIREIKIISKALRKKRVKVSINPFVPKRGTPWESFPMETHESLMEKFKIISDNLKNVDNLKLDINYNRRLRVQWLLSCGGQEISRILIESRTISELAAKARKLGWDV
- a CDS encoding threonylcarbamoyl-AMP synthase, translated to MTLVRYIGIEGLEKSPAWEAAQIIKNGGVIIYPTETLYGIGADATNEKAAKKVLEIKGKLPGGGLIVLLSREMLDEYIIDWQKFSILMDYFSPGPLTYIANPVEGKFASSVLKNGTVAFRISSCWFAELVVNLSGVPLISTSANISDQPPLKKPDEIIETFNGVVDGIFVFPGKILDSLPSTIVDVTNFPDEIKIIREGQIPANAIKEVLKTHSQTTNLM